A window of Castanea sativa cultivar Marrone di Chiusa Pesio chromosome 1, ASM4071231v1 contains these coding sequences:
- the LOC142627188 gene encoding uncharacterized protein LOC142627188, producing MAETKVSSLINPDLGLWKSKEVKRVFLPHEASLVLGIPLSHRKPPNHVSWSCTPSEEFSTSSAYKLLTTSASTDQAISSNQANQRRIWKGIWKMQVPNKIKHFVWRIFNNALPTKCNLKRRHIIDSDLRELCKDTPEDALHAMCFYNQVRDEPRTEMFATIAWCLWNRINSLHFGRPAHPLSIISAVAVKLLQELIASQSTETPIPRPPARGALFLPIPLSASVADMEALACLRAVQFAAKLDLHYVVFEGDSATVISAVSQGISLLSSFGNIVDDVRLLLPSFSSVTFSHVNCTGNIVADALAKKASSNVGCQVWMNALPSDIAALVDFDVH from the exons ATGGCGGAAACAAAGGTGAGCTCTCTTATCAATCCAGATTTGGGATTATGGAAATCTAAGGAGGTGAAACGGGTTTTTCTCCCTCATGAAGCTTCCTTGGTGTTGGGCATTCCACTTAGCCATAGAAAACCCCCTAACCATGTGTCTTGGTCGTGTACTCCTTCCGAGGAATTTAGCACTAGCAGTGCCTACAAACTGCTGACTACTTCGGCTTCAACAGACCAAGCAATCTCATCCAATCAGGCCAATCAGAGAAGGATTTGGAAAGGAATATGGAAGATGCAGGTGCCCAACAAGATTAAACACTTTGTATGGAGAATTTTCAATAATGCTCTGCCCACCAAGTGTAATTTGAAGCGAAGACATATTATAGATTCGGACTTGCGCGAGTTGTGCAAAGATACTCCAGAGGATGCCCTCCATGCGATGTGCTTCTACAACCAA GTCCGAGATGAGCCAAGAACAGAGATGTTCGCAACAATTGCTTGGTGCCTATGGAACAGGATAAACTCTCTCCATTTTGGTCGTCCAGCTCACCCTTTATCAATTATCAGTGCTGTTGCAGTCAAATTGCTCCAAGAATTGATTGCCAGCCAGAGTACTGAAACTCCCATCCCTCGACCTCCGGCCAG GGGTGCTCTATTCTTGCCTATTCCACTATCGGCTTCGGTTGCAGATATGGAAGCTCTTGCCTGCCTCAGAGCGGTCCAGTTTGCTGCTAAATTAGATCTTCACTACGTAGTATTTGAAGGAGATTCGGCCACTGTCATATCTGCAGTTTCCCAGGGGATTTCACTGCTCTCTTCTTTTGGAAATATTGTAGACGATGTTAGGCTATTACTCCCTAGTTTTTCCTCAGTTACATTTAGTCATGTTAACTGCACTGGTAACATAGTAGCGGATGCCCTTGCTAAAAAGGCTTCGTCCAATGTTGGTTGCCAAGTTTGGATGAATGCCTTACCTTCAGACATTGCTGCTTTGGTAGACTTTGATGTTCATTAA